The Nostoc sp. NIES-3756 DNA window CTCAGGGGAAATTCAAGAGCAAACTTCAATTTTGAATTTTGAATTTTGAATTTTGAATTTTGTATTTGAATTATGACCATAGCCACAGCGACTAAGATAGAAGCAATTCTCTATTTGAAGGGTAAACCCTTATCAACCGGGGAAATTGCCGAGTATGCCGCCTGCGATCGCGCTACCGTTGAAGAAGGCATCATCGAACTAATGGACAGCTACGCCCGGCGAGATAGCGCCTTGGAAGTTGTAGAAACTCCCGATGGTTACAGCCTGCAACTGCGGACAGACTTCCAAGATTTAGTGCAGACGCTGATTCCTGTAGAATTAGGACTAGGAGCATTGCGGACACTAGCTGCGATCGCCCTTAATAGCCCCATTCTGCAAAGCGATTTAATCAACCTGCGTGGTTCCGGCGTATATCAACACGTTCCCGAACTAGTCGAACTCGGCTTCGTCCGCAAACGCCGCGATAATGAATCTCGTTCCTATTCGTTACAAGTAACACCAAAATTTCATCAATACTTTCAAATCGAGCAACTTCCCCAACTCCTCGACAGTGAACAAAAAGAACAGCAATTAGAACTAGACCTAGCCGTAGGGGCTGGGGAGTAGGAAGTGGGAGGAGCAGAGGAGCAGAGGAGCAGAGGAGCAGAGGGGTAGGAAAAAATAACTATGGACTGTTGACTTTTGACTGTTGACTATGGACTATGGACTAATCACCAATACCTAAAGCACTACCCTTGTACTATGGTTTAAAGTAGAATTAGCAACTAGCTAAAAAAAATTGCCAATGGTGTTTGATCCTGACTTCTTAAACGACAACTCCGAAGAACACCCGAACCAACTTCTTTCTGATCACTTTGGGGAAAACCCAAATCAGTTACTCAAGTATCTACAACATCAGTCTCCGGAAGTTCTAGCCCGCGTCGCTCAGTCTGTCAGCCCGGAAATTAAACAAATTATTTCCCAAAACGTCCAAGGGTTAGTGGGAATGCTCCCCGCAGAGAATTTTAATGTCCAAATTACCACGGACAAAGAAAACCTAGCGGGTCTATTAGCATCAGCAATGATGACCGGTTACTTTCTGCGCCAAATGGAACAAAGAATGCAGTTAGACCATTTGTCCAACGGTTAACAGTCAACAGTCACCAGCCCACTAACTACGGGCTAATGACAACTGACAACTGACTACCTTTTAGGATAAACCCCCGACTGCACCTTCAAAGTGATAATTTTGCCACTGCGGTTAACCTCAACGGCAAGAATATCTCCAACTGTGCTGGATTCTACTAATTTTTGCACCTGGGCTGATGTTTTAACAGTTTTACCATTAATTTTCTGAATCACATCACCAGGGAGCAGCCCTGCTTTTTTGGCTGGGGAATCGTCCAAGACACTTTTAATCACAACGCCAGTGTCTTGTTGAATATTTAACTTATTTTCAGTATTAATTTGCTGCTTTTTAGTGGGAGATAAATCAGTCATCTCAATCCCTAAAAAGGGATGTTCCACACGCCCCTTAGTAAAAAGCTCATTAGCAACACGGGCAGCTGTTTCTATGGGGATAGCAAAACCAAGACCTTGAGCATCAGCACGAATAGCAGTGTTAACGCCAATCACTTCCCCTTGAGCATTTAATAAAGGCCCGCCAGAGTTACCAGGGTTAATTGCTGCATCGGTTTGAATAAAGCTGACTCGTTTATCAGGAACACCAACTTGAGCGCTGGTACGGTCTGTGGCGCTAATAATACCAATAGTCACAGTGTTATCTAAACCTAGAGGATTACCAATAGCGATCGCCCACTGTCCCGGAATCAAATTCTGCGAATTTCCCAACTTCACTGTTGGCAAATTTTCTCCAGGAATTTTCACCACAGCCACATCTGTAATAGTATCAACCCCTACAACCTTCCCCTCAAAAGTCCGACCATCCTTGAGAGTTACTTGTACAGTATCTGTATCAGCGACCACATGGGCATTAGTTAACAATTGTCCGTTGGCGCTTAAAATAAATCCTGAACCTGTACCCCTTTCGATTCGCTCCTGAGGAAGTGGTTGTTCATCTTCACCAAAAAAACGCCGCAAAAGAGGATTTTTTAACGCCTCAGAAATAGGATTGGCGACTTTACGGGTAGCATTAATACGCACCACAGCCGGCCCAACTTTTTGTACCGCACTAGCAATAAAATTTAGATTATCTCCCCCACCATTGACCACAGACCCAGTTACAGGATTAGGGGCAACAGATTCTGAGGGCAAAGCCGCCGTAACATTTCTCAGTTGTTGAAACGAGCGATTCTGAGGAAGTAAATAGCGACTGCCTAATAAACCTGCACTACCACCAACCACAAGTAGAGACAGATAAACGGCCAGTTGCTTTAGGGATAAATTCATAATGACTACGCTCAAGGACAGCAATGCAGTTGCTAATTTCTAAGTGTAGTCAAGCAATTTGCAACTGGACAGATAAATTTAACATTAGTCATTAGTTCAGTTGTCATTAGTCAACAGTCCATAGTCATTAGTCAAAAGGCAGGAGGCAGAATGGTCATTTAGAAAATTCATCTACCCCCACTTCCTCATCTCCCTCATCTCCCCCCACTCCCCACCCATTCCCTAAATTCCCAAACTAAAATCTAAAGTTAAGGTTTTAAAAACTTGTAAACATGACAGTTTCCTACCGTCTGCTTTTACTCTGTAGTTTAGTCAGCACTATTGGACTGACCACCATACTGCCCAACTTGAACAGAGTTAATGCTGCTGTGGCGGGTTGTCCAATTCCGGCCTTATCTCGGTTCAAGCGCCATAAAGTGGTTCGTGGTGATACGTTGGTCACAATAGCCCAGCGCTACAATCTCAGCCCAGAAACTTTGATAGGCATGAACCCATCTCTTCATGATGGTTCTTCCCCATCTGTCGGCAGTGAACTACAAATTCCTCCTTTCAACGGGGTTGTAGTGGAAGTACCTCAAGGTCAAACTTGGCGACAAGTGGCGACAAGATTTAAGGTTCGTCCCGATACTCTATTTGAAGTCAACGGCTGTCAAGCAAATCCCAGAATTGTGTTTGTACCTGGGGTTAATTGGTCGCCTAATGGTTCCTTTACTCAGTCTCCCAGACCTTCCAGTGCGACTACTTCGGTTGCGTTAGCTGGCTATCCTTTTTCCCAAGCGGTGGAGGTAGCGTTGCCTTATGGCTGGCAGATTAACCCCAACACGGGTGAAGTATTCTTTCACAGTGGGGTGGACTTGTTAGCAGCAGTGGGAACGCCTGTTGAAGCGATCGCACCCGGTAAGGTAGTCTTTGCTAAGGAACAAGGTACTTACGGTAATTTGGTCATTATCAACCACAATGGCGGGCTACAAAGCCGCTACGCCCATCTTGGCAGCATAAATGTTAAGGTTGGTCAGCAAGTCAACAAAGGTCAATCACTGGGTACTGTTGGTACTACCGGACAACCAACAGCTAAACAACCCCATCTTCATTTTGAAGTGCGTGCTAGTTCATCTTTAGGTTGGGTGGCAGAAAATCCTAAAGATTATTTGAAACCATAAAAAAGTCAGGCGATCAGCTACGCTGGGCGGTTACGCCATCGCCTACGGTGGGGCGTAGCATCGTCGCACCAATAATGAGGAGACAGGGGATAGGTAAAAAAATTTTATGAGCCAAAGCATCAATTCAGAAGTTGAATCTTTATTCAATCAGGGATTACAGCATACCCAAGCTGGAGAATACGAAAAAGCGATCGCCTGCTTTGATCAAGTTTTAGAAATACAACCAGATTCCTCAGCCGCTTGGAGTGAACGCGGCTGGAATTTCTTTTTGTTAGACAATGAGGAAGCAACAGCCGCCGCACTGGCTAGCTTTGATAATGCTTTAAAAATCGACCCTGATAATTTCTCAGCTTGGCATCGTCAGGGACAAGTTCAGTTAGAACGTCTCAGTGATTATGACGGGTCTTTGTTGAGTTTTCAACAAGCCTTAAATATCAAACCCGATGATTATGATGTTTGGTGGGATAGAAGTTTTGCCTTATATCAATTAGGTCATTATGAGGAAGCTCTTGCCAGCTACAACAAAACTTTAGAAATTGAGCCTAATAGTTGTGCAGTATGGCAAGAACGCAGCATTATGTTATTTGAGATGGGTTGTTATGATGAAGCTCTGGCAAGTTATGAAAGATTGCTAGAAATCAACCCTGAAGATTACCTAAGTTGGCGTGAACGGGGCAAGGTATTAGAGAGTTTAAATCGTTATTCTGAAGCAATTGAAAGTTATG harbors:
- the scpB gene encoding SMC-Scp complex subunit ScpB; translated protein: MTIATATKIEAILYLKGKPLSTGEIAEYAACDRATVEEGIIELMDSYARRDSALEVVETPDGYSLQLRTDFQDLVQTLIPVELGLGALRTLAAIALNSPILQSDLINLRGSGVYQHVPELVELGFVRKRRDNESRSYSLQVTPKFHQYFQIEQLPQLLDSEQKEQQLELDLAVGAGE
- a CDS encoding tetratricopeptide repeat protein, with amino-acid sequence MSQSINSEVESLFNQGLQHTQAGEYEKAIACFDQVLEIQPDSSAAWSERGWNFFLLDNEEATAAALASFDNALKIDPDNFSAWHRQGQVQLERLSDYDGSLLSFQQALNIKPDDYDVWWDRSFALYQLGHYEEALASYNKTLEIEPNSCAVWQERSIMLFEMGCYDEALASYERLLEINPEDYLSWRERGKVLESLNRYSEAIESYEQALKIKPDACEVWSYKGDVLEKTGDIEESLASHENALKCNEKSEIAWYEWARILIDFGRIEDAIDACNQAITVLDDKFVAWQNRSIILHELARYEEAIASYNQALEINPNDADTFYNIACCYALQNNTEQVIQNLQQAISLGDDTFITAAENDPDFDTIRQTNEFQALMQQATLN
- a CDS encoding LysM peptidoglycan-binding domain-containing M23 family metallopeptidase, with the protein product MTVSYRLLLLCSLVSTIGLTTILPNLNRVNAAVAGCPIPALSRFKRHKVVRGDTLVTIAQRYNLSPETLIGMNPSLHDGSSPSVGSELQIPPFNGVVVEVPQGQTWRQVATRFKVRPDTLFEVNGCQANPRIVFVPGVNWSPNGSFTQSPRPSSATTSVALAGYPFSQAVEVALPYGWQINPNTGEVFFHSGVDLLAAVGTPVEAIAPGKVVFAKEQGTYGNLVIINHNGGLQSRYAHLGSINVKVGQQVNKGQSLGTVGTTGQPTAKQPHLHFEVRASSSLGWVAENPKDYLKP
- a CDS encoding HhoA/HhoB/HtrA family serine endopeptidase; translated protein: MNLSLKQLAVYLSLLVVGGSAGLLGSRYLLPQNRSFQQLRNVTAALPSESVAPNPVTGSVVNGGGDNLNFIASAVQKVGPAVVRINATRKVANPISEALKNPLLRRFFGEDEQPLPQERIERGTGSGFILSANGQLLTNAHVVADTDTVQVTLKDGRTFEGKVVGVDTITDVAVVKIPGENLPTVKLGNSQNLIPGQWAIAIGNPLGLDNTVTIGIISATDRTSAQVGVPDKRVSFIQTDAAINPGNSGGPLLNAQGEVIGVNTAIRADAQGLGFAIPIETAARVANELFTKGRVEHPFLGIEMTDLSPTKKQQINTENKLNIQQDTGVVIKSVLDDSPAKKAGLLPGDVIQKINGKTVKTSAQVQKLVESSTVGDILAVEVNRSGKIITLKVQSGVYPKR
- a CDS encoding DUF760 domain-containing protein, giving the protein MVFDPDFLNDNSEEHPNQLLSDHFGENPNQLLKYLQHQSPEVLARVAQSVSPEIKQIISQNVQGLVGMLPAENFNVQITTDKENLAGLLASAMMTGYFLRQMEQRMQLDHLSNG